One segment of Carya illinoinensis cultivar Pawnee chromosome 1, C.illinoinensisPawnee_v1, whole genome shotgun sequence DNA contains the following:
- the LOC122276682 gene encoding cyanate hydratase, which produces MAESKVSIANRLLAAKRSSGKSYSHLAVETGLTNVYVAQLLRRQAQLKPETAPKLKAALPELTDDDLQEMMRAPMRSYDPNLIQEPTIYRLNEAVMHFGESIKEIINEEFGDGIMSAIDFFCSVDKAKGADGKDRVVLTFDGKYLPHSEQKSEHMDSRLRLQ; this is translated from the exons ATGGCAGAAAGCAAAGTGAGCATAGCGAATCGGTTGCTAGCGGCGAAACGCAGTTCCGGCAAGTCTTACAGTCATTTAGCGGTGGAGACGGGCCTCACCAACGTCTACGTTGCCCAGCTCCTCAGACGCCAAGCCCAGCTGAAGCCCGAAACAGCCCCTAAACTAAAGGCAGCGCTGCCCGAACTTACTGACGACGACCTCCAGGAGATGATGAGGGCGCCCATGCGCTCCTACGACCCCAATTTGATTCAAGAGCCCACCATCTACAG GTTGAATGAAGCGGTTATGCATTTCGGTGAGAGCATCAAGGAGATTATCAATGAGGAGTTTGGTGATGGCAT CATGTCAGCTATTGATTTCTTTTGCTCAGTCGACAAAGCTAAAGGCGCGGATGGGAAGGATCGCGTGGTTCTGACTTTTGATGGGAAGTACTTGCCTCACTCTGAGCAG